In Bosea vestrisii, the following are encoded in one genomic region:
- a CDS encoding helix-turn-helix domain-containing protein, whose translation MTLASVPAYWLYDEPRDQRFPDALHIERISARSAPRDWRIEPHRHQDMAQFFLIATGGGLVRIDGDEHQLAPSTVLLLPPLAIHEFRFEPGTEGFVASVATSTLTPLIEADPALGAVLGEVFVDRRGPNDGSIVELAAAMEAALAEFGRNRGSREPALAAHARLIAIWFARTARSHAVANNGASDGRAALVRRFIERVESHFHTHEPLDAYARALSVTGPHLTRVCREVLGHSAMRVIQGRLMIEARRDLVYTRSPVSQVAFRLGFSDPAYFSRFFATRAGVSPSEYRAAG comes from the coding sequence ATGACGCTCGCCTCGGTGCCCGCCTACTGGCTCTATGACGAGCCGCGGGATCAGCGCTTCCCTGATGCGCTGCATATCGAGCGCATCAGCGCGCGCAGCGCTCCGCGCGACTGGCGGATCGAGCCCCATCGCCACCAGGACATGGCCCAGTTCTTCCTGATTGCGACTGGCGGCGGGCTGGTTCGGATCGACGGTGACGAGCATCAACTCGCGCCCAGCACCGTCCTCCTGCTGCCGCCGCTGGCGATCCACGAGTTCCGCTTCGAGCCGGGTACCGAAGGCTTCGTCGCCAGTGTCGCGACCTCGACCCTGACGCCGCTGATCGAGGCCGACCCCGCGCTCGGCGCCGTGCTTGGCGAAGTGTTCGTCGACAGGCGCGGGCCGAACGACGGCAGCATCGTCGAGCTAGCGGCGGCGATGGAAGCGGCGCTTGCCGAGTTCGGCCGCAACCGCGGAAGCCGCGAGCCCGCGCTGGCCGCCCATGCGCGCCTGATCGCGATCTGGTTCGCCCGCACCGCGCGCTCGCACGCGGTTGCGAACAACGGCGCGAGCGATGGCCGCGCCGCACTTGTCCGCCGCTTCATCGAGCGCGTCGAAAGCCATTTCCACACACATGAGCCGCTCGATGCCTATGCCCGAGCGCTCAGCGTCACCGGCCCGCATCTGACCCGCGTCTGCCGCGAGGTGCTCGGCCATTCGGCCATGCGGGTCATCCAGGGGCGGCTGATGATCGAGGCGCGGCGGGATCTCGTCTACACCCGCTCGCCGGTCTCGCAGGTCGCCTTCCGGCTCGGCTTCTCCGACCCCGCCTATTTCTCCCGCTTCTTCGCGACGCGGGCTGGGGTGTCGCCCTCGGAATACCGGGCTGCGGGGTGA
- a CDS encoding 2'-5' RNA ligase family protein: MVANVHLLFYFWKMRRSSPDQFDLFGEGGNTGPTKPSSLAEGPSGAAWNGYFFAVVLPPDITQSVDVLGRQLRRSMGLRGKLIGPDRYHVSLCGIGAFGEAPSGIVDLLKRIGASVHEPGFDIFFDQTAAFSGSYGKRSLVLTASDTLPALIALQTRLHDAMQAANLPVDARFTPHITLLYDRRPASQIEIPRLSFTVRDFVLIRSVHGTGHHDHLARWPLRGGRLSAPA, from the coding sequence GTGGTTGCAAATGTTCATCTTTTGTTCTATTTTTGGAAGATGAGGAGATCATCTCCTGATCAGTTCGACCTATTCGGCGAAGGTGGAAACACTGGACCCACCAAGCCCTCGTCGCTGGCCGAGGGCCCATCTGGTGCGGCTTGGAACGGCTACTTTTTTGCTGTCGTGCTGCCACCCGACATCACTCAGTCGGTCGACGTGCTCGGACGTCAGCTGCGGCGATCAATGGGGCTGCGTGGCAAACTAATCGGGCCTGATCGCTATCATGTCAGCCTGTGCGGTATCGGCGCATTTGGCGAAGCCCCCTCTGGAATCGTCGATCTTCTGAAGCGGATTGGTGCTTCAGTTCACGAGCCAGGCTTTGATATCTTTTTTGACCAAACGGCCGCGTTTAGTGGCTCGTACGGAAAGCGGTCGCTTGTTCTTACGGCGAGCGACACGCTACCCGCCTTGATCGCACTCCAGACACGTCTTCATGACGCCATGCAGGCGGCGAACTTACCTGTCGACGCGCGGTTCACCCCCCACATCACTCTGCTCTACGACAGGCGACCGGCTTCGCAGATCGAGATACCTCGTCTGAGCTTCACCGTGAGGGACTTCGTTCTGATCCGCAGTGTCCATGGCACAGGCCACCATGATCATCTCGCCCGCTGGCCGCTCCGCGGTGGACGGCTGTCCGCGCCGGCTTGA
- a CDS encoding ArsC family reductase yields the protein MVTLYGIKNCDTMKKAWSWLDAHKIPYAFHDYRVSGIDKPRLEAWCKELGWEKVLNKGSTTFREMPEADKQGLDEKKAIKLMLAQPTIIKRPVLDLGDRRILAFKPDVYEAAFAKR from the coding sequence ATGGTCACGCTCTACGGCATCAAGAACTGCGACACGATGAAGAAGGCCTGGAGCTGGCTCGACGCGCACAAGATCCCCTACGCCTTCCACGACTATCGCGTCTCCGGCATCGACAAGCCCAGGCTCGAGGCCTGGTGCAAGGAACTCGGCTGGGAGAAGGTGCTCAACAAGGGGAGCACGACCTTCCGCGAGATGCCCGAGGCCGACAAGCAGGGCCTCGACGAGAAGAAGGCGATCAAGTTGATGCTGGCGCAACCGACCATAATCAAGCGCCCGGTGCTCGATCTCGGCGACCGCCGCATCCTGGCCTTCAAGCCGGACGTCTACGAAGCCGCGTTCGCCAAGCGCTGA
- the tgt gene encoding tRNA guanosine(34) transglycosylase Tgt, with the protein MTTDFSFHLLGRDGAARTGEVRMPRGVIRTPAFMPVGTAATVKGMYPEQVKALGADVVLGNTYHLMLRPGAERVARLGGLHKFMNWPHPILTDSGGFQVMSLANLRKLTEEGVTFQSHIDGSKHVLTPERSVEIQNLLGSDIVMQLDECVSLPCEDKVAEKAMRLSLRWAERCKTAFGDPAGRALFGIVQGGAVPALRVESARELAAMDLKGYAIGGLAVGEPQDIMLAMIETVEPHLPSEKPRYLMGVGTPDDIVEAVRRGVDMFDCVMPTRAGRHGQIFTRFGRMNLKNAKHAEDIRPVDPQSSCQAANTYSRAYLHHLVKAEEMLGKMLLTWVNLAYYQDLMAGLRAAIAAGRLEDFIAETKEGWARGEPA; encoded by the coding sequence ATGACGACGGATTTCAGCTTTCATCTCCTCGGCCGGGACGGCGCCGCCCGCACCGGCGAGGTCCGTATGCCGCGTGGCGTGATCCGCACGCCGGCCTTCATGCCGGTCGGCACCGCCGCGACGGTCAAGGGCATGTATCCCGAGCAGGTCAAGGCGCTCGGCGCTGATGTCGTGCTCGGCAACACCTATCATCTGATGCTGCGGCCGGGCGCCGAGCGCGTCGCCAGGCTCGGCGGCCTGCACAAGTTCATGAACTGGCCGCACCCGATCCTGACCGATTCCGGCGGCTTCCAGGTGATGTCGCTCGCCAATCTGCGCAAGCTGACCGAGGAGGGCGTCACCTTCCAGTCGCATATCGACGGCTCCAAGCATGTGCTCACCCCGGAGCGCTCGGTCGAGATCCAGAACCTGCTCGGCTCCGACATCGTCATGCAGCTCGACGAATGCGTCTCGCTGCCCTGCGAGGACAAGGTCGCGGAGAAGGCGATGCGGCTCTCGCTGCGCTGGGCCGAGCGCTGCAAGACGGCCTTCGGCGATCCGGCGGGCAGGGCGCTGTTCGGCATTGTCCAGGGCGGGGCGGTGCCGGCCCTGCGGGTCGAGAGCGCGCGGGAGCTCGCCGCCATGGACCTCAAGGGCTACGCCATTGGCGGCCTTGCGGTCGGCGAGCCGCAGGACATCATGCTGGCCATGATCGAGACGGTCGAGCCGCATCTGCCGAGCGAGAAGCCGCGCTATCTGATGGGTGTCGGCACGCCGGACGACATCGTCGAGGCGGTCAGGCGCGGCGTCGACATGTTCGACTGCGTGATGCCGACGAGAGCCGGCCGGCATGGCCAGATCTTCACCCGCTTCGGCCGGATGAACCTGAAGAATGCCAAGCATGCCGAGGATATCAGGCCGGTCGATCCGCAATCCTCCTGCCAGGCGGCCAATACCTATTCGCGGGCCTATCTGCATCATCTGGTCAAGGCCGAGGAGATGCTCGGCAAGATGCTGCTGACCTGGGTCAACCTGGCCTACTATCAGGATCTGATGGCCGGCCTGCGCGCCGCCATCGCTGCCGGCCGCCTTGAGGACTTCATCGCTGAAACCAAGGAAGGCTGGGCCAGAGGCGAGCCGGCGTGA